The window GAGGGTGTGGCGAGCGCGGCCGGGGGCAAAGGCCTCCGTGTCGTGGAGGGTCGTCCGGCCGTCGATGCGCTCACGCAGGGTGGCGAGGAAGTCGTCGTCGGTCCGCACCTCGGGGCCGGGAACCACCTCGACCGGCGCGAACCGGTAGAGTTCGGTGAGCGCGCGACTCGCCGCGTCGGCCCCCGAAACCGCCGTCGCGCGGAAGGTGCCGGTCGTGATATCGCAGAACGCGAGACCGTATTCGTCGCCGTCGCGGGCGACCGCCGCGAGGTATTTCGCGTCGTCGTCGTCCGTCTCGATGAGCGTTCCCGGCGTAACGACGCGGGTCACCTTCCGGACGATATCGCCGTCCTCGTCGTGCTGGTCGGCGACGGCGATGCGGTAGCCGCGTTCGGCGAGTGCCTTCAGATAGGGTGTGAGGTCGTCGACGGGGACGCCCGCCATCTCGTAGTTCTCGCCGCCGGAGGAGCGCTCGGAGACCTTCAGGTCGAGTTCCTCGCCGACGAGGCGGGCGTCCTCGCCGAAGAACTCGTAGAAATCGCCCATCTGCATCGCCAACAGGTCCGCCTCGCTGTCGGCCTTCAACTCGAAGAACTCCCCGACGATACCCGAAGCCATGTCGCTATCGCCGGCCGCGGTGGGGTAAAGCGCTACGGTCGGCGGGTCCCGTTTTATATTCGCCCGCCGAGTGGACGGGGTCTGCTGGACCACGACACCCTCGTTGGTCCCATCGCCACCACGCTGGGTGACGTCTTCGGCGTCGTCAGTCTGGTGCTGTGTCGGGTCGGCGCTCGCCATGCCAAAACTGTTAGGCACTCTTCACTTCCCTCTGTTCGGGTTATTGTTTGGTATTACTACTCATGACCACGCATACCCGCCGCACCAGAGCTTTCGCCGGGGTGGCCGTCGCGGTGGTACTCCTCGTCGGTTGTCTCGGGTTGGTCGCGATAGCGGCCCCGAACGCGGCCGCCGCCGAGGCCAGCGAGCCGGTGTCGACCTACGCCGATACGGACGGGACGCTGACCGTCCTCTACGAGAACGGTACGACGAAATCGCTCGGCGTCTCCCCGAACGTCATCGGGCCGATGGAGGACATCGACGGCGACGGGACGCTCGAAGTGACGTATATCGACCAGAGCAACGACCTGCACGCCATCGGCCTCGACGGCAGTACCGGGACGCTCGTCAGCAATAATGCGACGGGCAAGTACATCGCCGTCGGCGACTGGAACGGTGACGGGACGACAGCCGTCTATTACAAGGGCTCCAACAACGGGAAGCTCTGGCGCGTCGAAGCCGGCGGCACGCCGGAAGCGGTTCGCGACCCCAGCGGTAACAAAATCGCCACGAACAGCCCGCTCGGCGTGGCTGACTACGACGGCGACGGTAACCGCGATATCATCTATCTCGGTAGTTCTTCCACGGTCAAGTACTACGACGGCGAGACCGTCGACAGCACCGGCTTTTCGAGTTTCGGGTCGAACAACGGCCTCGGCATCGGCGAACCGGCGACGTTCGAGGACCGCGGTGTTCGCGTCCCATACATCACGGGCAGCAACAACCTCGCGCTCTTGGCGGCGGACAGCAGCAAGGAGAAACTCGACGGGAACTACGGGAAGGCCGTCAAGGCCCCCGTCGCAGCCGCCGACTGGAACGGCGACGGGACACATGAGTTGATGCACGTCCACAAGGACAACAACGAGATTTACGTCGGCTATCTGAACGGCTCCGTCGACCCCGTGACGAACGCCGGCGGGTCGACCGTCCAGACCACGGCCGGCCTCGGCATCCTGGCGGGCGCCGCCAGACCTGCCCCAACGATTTCCGAATATAACGTGGCCAACCCCGAGGGCCGGGACGTCCGCGTCTCGTTCAACTCCAGCGACCGACTGACCGACATCGAAATCGACGTTTCCGGCGCCGAGAGCGCGACGCTGACCGAGGCCGATACGACCGAATCCGGCAGCGGCCCCTACCAGTACGTCGCAACCTACCGGGGTAGCGTCGACGGCGACTACACGGCGACGCTCGTCCGGGCCGCAAACAGCGACGGCGTCGACGGCGCCAGCGGCGAAAGCGGCACCGTCACCGTCGAGACGCCGTCGCCGACGGTCGATATCGCGACGCTGACCGACGCGGCTGACGGCGACGGGCTGGTCACCGACGGCGACTCGGTCCGCGTCGAGGCCACCGTCCACAACGAGAGCCGAATATCCTCAGTCACCGCCGACGCGTCGGCCTTCGGTGCCGGAAACGTCGTCCTCGCCCACGAGAGCGGGTCGACCTACACGGGCACGTTCACCGTCGATGCGGCCGGTGTCGGCGAGGACGGCAACCTGTCGGTGGCCGTCACCGCGACAAACGAGTACGGCCATACCGACACGAACGGTTCGGATACGGTCTTCGTCGATACGACGCCGCCCGATGCCTACGCCGGCCCCAACGCGACCATCGAGGAGGACACCAAGGTCATCTTCAACGGTCGCGGGACCCGCGACAACTACGAGGTCGTCGGCTACGCGTGGGACTTCGGCGACGGGACGACGGCCCCCGGCGACACCGTGACGAACGTCTTCGAGGAGCCGGGGACCTACACCGTCGCCCTGACCGCCGAGGACGCGGTCGGCCAGACGGCGACGGACACCCTGACGCTGGAGGTCACCGACGTCAACGAGACCACCAGCGACACCTCGGATAGCGAGACGACCACCGAGACCGACGTCGTCCGCATCTACGAGGAACGGGACACCGAGACGGAGACGGAATCGGATACCGAGACGGAGACGCAGACCCAGTCCCCATCCGTCATCGAACTCTCCCCGACGAAACGGCGCGTGGTCAACCGGACCGCTGATGGGCCGGTGGCGTTCGCCTTCGAGGCTGATATCGCCGATACCGAGCCGGTTCCGACGCAGGTGACGGTGCTCCCGGAACGGGACGGCCCGTTCAACATCTCGGTTCGGCCGCTCTCGGATGTCGGCCCGCCCGCGCCGAACCACACGGCCGTGGCGGGGTACTTCGCGGTGAACCACACTATCGACGAGGCGAACATCAGCAAGGCGACGCTGACACTCGCCGTGCCGAAATCCGAGGTGCCCGACGACGACCGACCGCCGACCGTCTACCGCCGCCATAACGGCTCCTGGGAGGGCCACGAGGCGGCCCGAGTCGACGAGACGAACGATACCGTCTACTACAACACGCGCCTGCCCGGCCTCTCGACGTTCGCGATGGGCTTCCGGTTGCCCGCTCTCAGCGTCGAGCGCGTGCAACTCGAACAGGACGCCGAACGCGCGGTCGACGTCACGGCGGTCGTCACGAACGACGGCACCGCGACGGCCACCGAATCGGTCGCCCTACAGGCCAACGGCGACCCCGTCGCCACGAAGAACGTCACCGTACCGCCCGGCGAGAACCGGACGGTGACGATGCGGCACACCTTCGAAAGCGCCGGTAACTATCGGCTCTCGCTGAACGGCGACGGCATCGGGTCGCTGACCGTCGACGACTCGGGGGCGACGGAGACGGCAGCGACGGGCCGAACCGGCGGCCCAGCAAGCGACTGGTGGCTGTTCGCCCTGCTATTCGCCACCCTTCTCGGTGGCGGTGGCCTCGTGGGCTATCGGCAACTGAACGGTAAGGGCCGATAGCGGACGGTCAAGCGTCGATTCCTCCTCTCGCTTCCGGTGATGTACGGGCCCGCCACACCGGGAACGCCCTTTTAAACGCCCGTCCCCGAATAGGGGTATGAGCGAAACCCAGCAGACCCCGACGGTACAGATTTATGCGGACTACGTCTGTCCGTTCTGCTATCTCGGCTACGCGTCGCTGGACCAGTATCGCGACAGCCGCGAGGAACCGCTGGAGACCGACTGGCACCCCTTCGACCTCCGGGCCGGCAAGCGAAACGCCGACGGTTCCATCGACCACTCGGTCGATGACGGCAAGGACGAGGAGTACTTCGAGGAGGCCCGCCGGAACGTCGAGCGCCTCGCCGAGAAGTACGACGCCGAGATGGCCCAGACCCTACGGAAGGACGTCGACTCGCTGGACGCCCAGCGCGTCGCCTGGCGCGCCCGCGAGGAGTACCCCGAGGCCTTCGAGGAGTTCCACCGCAGCGTCTTCGACGCCCTCTGGGAGGACGGCCGCGACATCGGCGACATCGACGTCCTGAAGGAACTCGCGAGCGACGCCGGCATCCCCGAGTCGTTCGTCGAGGAGACGCTGGCCGACGAATCGAGCGAGGCCGAACTCGAAGACGCCTTCCGCAACGCCCAACAGACCGGAATTTCCGGCGTGCCCACGTTCGTCTCCGAGGACAACCACGCCGCCCGCGGCGCGGTTCCGCCCGAACAGCTCCGACGCCTCGTCGAAGGCGCCTAACCAACCGAGCGACGGCGGCGGGGGATTTTTATATCGCCGCCGATTCCTGTGGTGTGCGAACGATGAACATGACGCTGCTTCATACGGACGACGGCGACCGCTACGGGCAGTTCCGTCTCGACGATACGCTCGTCGTCTACGACCGCGAGAACGCGAACGCGTGGGCGCGGGTCGCCCCCGCTACCGACGTGCGCACTTAATACGTTACGTCAGTCAGGTCTTCCGAGACGTCCCATAGCCGCTCGGCCGCCCCCTCGTCGTAGGAGCGGTCACTCGAACGCTGCTTTTCCGGCGCCCCGCGCATATTGAAGAGGCCGCCGGGGCCGACGTACTCGCCGCCGTCGATGGCCTCGGCCGTCGCCGCATACAGCATCGGCAGTGCGCCCTGTGCGGCCGACTGGGCGAACACCCGATTGAAGACGCCCATCAGCGCGCGTTTGAGCCGCGAGCCCTCGGCTTCGGGCCCGCGATACTGGAGGTTTGTCGCCGCGTAGCCGGGGTGGCAGGCGACGCTGGTCAGGTCGTCGCCGTGGCGGCGGTCCAGTTCGTAGGCGAACAGCACGTTCGCCAGTTTGCTCTGGGCGTAGGCGTCCCACTTGTCGTAGGACGCCTCGCCGTGGAGGTCATCGAAGTCGATTTCTCCGCGTTCGTGAACGCCGCTGGACTGGGTGACGACTCGCGGGTTCTCGGCCGCACGCAGCGAATCGAGCAGCAGACCGGTCAGCGCGAAGTGGCCGAGGTGGTTGATGCCGAACTGGCGTTCGAAACCGTCCTCCGTTTCGCCGCGGGGAATCGCCATCACGCCCGCGTTGTTACAGAGGACGTCGATGGCATCGAGTTCTCCCCCGACGGTCGCCGCGAACTCGCGTATCGAATCGAGCGACGCGAGGTCGAGTTCGCGCACCGACAGCGAGGCGTCGGGAACGTCGCCGCGGACGTCCGTCGCGGCCGCGCCGCCGCGGTCGAGGTCGCGACACGCCAGCACGACGTGGGCGCCCTTCCGGGCGAAGGCCCGCGTCGCTTCGAGGCCGAGGCCGCTGTTGGCGCCCGTGACGACGACCGTTTCGCCGGTGCAGTCGGGCATCTCGTCGGTGGTCCAGTCGGTCATATCGGTTTCTGGGCTGCCAGGGGGTTACGTCTTCGGTGAGCGGCAGTCGGAGCGCGTCGTTGGCTTATAAACCCGGCAATGTCGGGCGAAAAGCGGATTTGGGTAAGGAGTGGCATACGAGGTATGCGACCCCATCGACTCGTAGTGTTCGTCGCCGTCGCCTGCCTCGCGGTCGGCGCGCTCGGCGGCGTCGCCGCGGCCAACGGCGTTACCGAGGACACGACTATCGGGACGAACGAGAGCGTCACCGTCGGCGACAACGGCGGCTATCTCGACGTCACCTGTATCGGCACCGTGACCGACCACGAATGCGACAAGGAAGGCGAACTCGACGCCGGCCCCGCGTCGGTCGACTACGACGGCTTCAACGACGATAGCCTCGAAGACCGCCGGTCGACCTTCGGCGACAACTTCGTCATCACCGTCGACGACCAGGGCGCCGTCGTCGGCTTCACCTGCGATATCGACACCACTCCCTCGGCGGAGAACCCCTGTCCGGTCACTGTCGAACAGTACGAAGACGAGGGGAACAACGGGCAGGGCGATGAACGGAGCGACGACGACGGCGACAACGGCGATAACGGACAGGGCGACGACAACAACAACGCGCCGGACCACTCGAACCGGCCCTGAACGAGGGCGACTCTCTTCTCGTAACGCCCCTAGACTATAGGCCCCCGGCGGGTGAACCTCTGCTCGAATGGCGGCGATTCAGACGCGCGAGTTGACGAAACGCTACGGCGACGTGCTCGCCCTCGATGCGCTCTCGCTTTCGGTCGACCGCGGCGAGTGCTACGGTTTCCTCGGCCCGAACGGCGCCGGGAAATCGACCACCATCAACATCCTCACCGGCCAACTGGTCCCCGACTCCGGCGAGGCGCGGGTCGTCGACGTCGACCCCGTCGAGACGCCCGTCGAGGCACGAAAGCACGTCGGCATCCTCCCCGAAAGCGGTCGCCCGCCCTCGTTTCTGACCGTCCGGGAATACTTCGAGTTCGCCGCGGCGACGCGGGAACTCGACGACGCGACCGTCGAAAAACGGGTCGACACGTGGGCCGAGCGGCTGGAGTTCGCCCACAAACTCGATACGCTCTGTACGGACCTCTCGCAGGGCGAACGCCAGAAGGTCCTCATCACGCAGGCGTTCCTCCACGAACCCGAGGTGGTCTTCATCGACGAACCGCTGACGAACCTCGACCCCATCATGCAGGAGCGGGTCAAGCGCTTCTTCGAGACCTACCGCGAAGCGGGTAACACCCTCTTCCTGTCGACGCATTTCGTCGAGACTGCGGCCGAAGTCTGCACGCAGGTCGGTATCATCAACCGCGGCCACCTGCTTGAGGAGTTGCGGCCCCGCGGCATGACGGGCGACGAACTGCTCGACCGCTTCTTCGAGTCGGTCGACGAGGACATGGCCGCGGCCGAACTCACCCGCCAATGAGCCTCTCGATGCCCTACCTGCTCCGGATTATGGCAATCGAGGAGTTCCGCCTCCACAGCCGGCTGTTCGGCGGCAGCCGGTTCGCCGTCTTCCCGGTCTTCGTCGCGGTGGTCGCCGCCGGCACCGCCGCCTTCTTCGCCCTCGCCAATGCCGAAACCGGCCTTCTCATCGCTGGCCTCCATCTCATCGTCGCCGCCCTCGGCCTGCAGGTCGGCACGGTCGGCCTCGTCGGCCGGGACGCCCTCGAAGACCTGCTCGGGGAGACGACGCTACTGCTGTTTTCGGCCCGGACGCTGCCCGTTTCGGCGAAGAAACTGCTCGTCGCGTTCCTCCTGAAAGACGTCGGCTACTACGCCGTCCTCTTTTTGTTGCCGCTGACGGTCGGCCTCGTCCCGCTGGTCGTCATGGCCGGCCTGCCGGCGACTCGCCTGCCCCTGTTGTTCCTCACGTCGTCGGGGATGTTCGCCGTCGGCGTCGCCGCCAGTTTTGCGCTCGTCGGGCTTCACACCCGGTCGCGAGCGGCCGCCCTCGTCGTCGCGTTGGGAACCATCGCCGCCCTCGTCCTCGATAGCGGCCGCGTGCTCGTCTTCACGCCCTACGGCCTGCTGTCGGGTATTCGTCCACTCACCGTCATCTCCAGCCTCGCGCTCCCCATCGTTCTCGGCGTCGTCGGCGGCGCACTCTTCGAGTTCGACCGCCGGACGCCCTCCCGGACGTCGGTCGACCGCTTCCGGACGCTCAACGCGAAGTTGGGTACTTTCGACGAACAGGGCTTGCTGGCGAAATCACTGCTCGACGTGGTTCGGTCCTCGGGCGGCCTCTGGAAGGTCGTCTTCTCGCAGGGATTGGTCTTTGCCGTCCTCGCAGTACTTCTGGCCTACCTCCCCGATGTAGTGCCGGTCCGACCCGAACCCGGCCTCACCATCGCCGCCGTGCTCGCGCTGGGCTCGTTTACGACCTACAACTGGCTCTGCCAGTTCGACGATACGGCGTTCTACCTCCGATTCCCGGTTTCCTTGCCCGCCGTCTTCCGGGCGAAACTGCTTGGCTTCTGTGCGCTCGCGCTGCCCGCCGGCTTCGCCTTCCTCGCGCTCGGGACGGTCGTCTTCGGGACGGGCACGATGCTGGTCGGTATCGCCGTCTTCGCGCCGCTGTGTCTCTACATCTTCGGCATCACCGCGTATCTCGCCGGCCTCGAACCGACGGAACTCCTCTTCGATACGCCCGTCTTCGTCGGCTTCACGCTGGCGAACATGGTCGTCCTCATTCCGCTGGTCGTCGCCGCTATCGCCTTCCAGTTGGCGCCGACGCGGTTGGCGCTCGGTAGCGTCGGCTACGCGGTTCTTGCGGGCCTCGTCGGCCTCGGACTCTATCGGCGGGCCGGCCCGCGCTGGGAGCGGAAGGCGCTCGCTGGCGAGAACTGAGTCGAAAAACAGCCGTCGCGGCCTACCGGTTCAGCGTGTGGGTCGCCATGCCGCGAGCGTTGGCGGCGGCCTCGGCGACGGCCTCCGAAAGGCTCGGGTGGGTGTGAATCGTCGCGGCGATGTCCTCCAGTTGGGCGCCCATCTCGATGGCCAGTCCGACCTCGGCGATGAGTTCGGAGGCCTCGGGGCTGACGATTTGGGCGCCGAGGACGAACTCGGTTTCCTCGTCGGCGACGATGCGGACGAAGCCCTCGTCGGCGCTGAGGGTGAGCGCCCGCCCCGACGCACGAAGCGGCATCTCGCCGACGATGGGGTCGAAACCCTCCTCCTCGGCTTCCTGTTCGGTCATGCCGACCGTCCCGATTTCGGGGTCGGTGAAGACGGCGGCGGGAATGGCCTGATAGTCGAGGGCGGCGGGTTCGCCGGCGATGACCTCCGCGGCGACGTGGCCCTCCTTGTACGCCTTGTGTGCGAGCATCGGTTCGCCCGCGAGGTCGCCGACCGCGAAGATGTTCTCGACGTCGGTGCGGGCCTGATGGTCGGTGTCGATGGTACCGTCGTCGTTCGGTTCGAGGCCGGCGGCCTCGGGGTCGAACGTGTCGCTGACGGCGTGGCGGCCGACGGCGACAAGCACCTTCTCGGCGTCGTATTCGAAGGTCTCGCCGTCCTCGGTTTCGGTGGTGACGCGGACCTCGCCGCCGACCTCCTCCCAGCCCTCGGCAGCCTCGCCGAAGTGGAAGTCGATACCCAACTCCTCGGCGCGGCCGCGGATGATGCGCTTGACGTCCGCCTGATAGCCCGGGAGGATATCGTCGAGCATCTCGACGACGGTGACGTCACAGCCGAGTTTGGCGAGCACCGTCGACAGTTCCATGCCGATGTAGCCGCCGCCGACAACGAGCATCGAATCGGGGAGTTCGTCGAGGTTTAGCACGTCCCGCGAACTCAGGATGCGCTCGCCGTCGAAATGCAACCCTGGCAGTTGGACGGGTCGGCTGCCGGTGGCGACGATGGCGTGTTCGAACTCGATGGTTTCGCTGCCCTGCCCCTCGCCGCCGTGGGCGACGCGGGCGGTGTTCTCGTCGACGAACTCCGCGCGGCCCTGCACGAGGTTGACGCCGTTGGCCTTACACAGTTTCTCGACGCCGCTTGTCAGTTGGTCGACGACGCCGTCCTTCCAGCCGACCATCCCCTTGAGGTCGACGTCGGCGCGGGCGTGGATTCCCATCTCCTCGGCGTTGTTGGCGTCGTGAGCGAGGTTCGTACCGTGAATCAGCGCCTTCGACGGGATACACCCCTCGTTGAGGCAGGTGCCGCCGTACTCGTCCTTCTCGACCAGCGTGACGTCGAGGCCGAGTTGTCCGGCGCGAATCGCGGCGACGTAGCCGCCCGGCCCGCCACCGATAATCAATACCTCCGTGCCTGTTGCGATGTCTCCGACGACCATTCGTTAGCAACCTTCTCGCCCGCCGGGGTTAAAAACTGGCAGGAATTGCCATTGGGGACGAGTTGGCGGCCCGCACGGACGCCCGCGGTTGGCCCGAACCGGACGTTTTGTGACCCCCGGACCCCCACAAGCGGTATGCTCATCGCCTTCGACTTCGACGGGACGCTCTCCGATTCGGAGATGACGGTCCTCCTCGGCGAGGAAGCCGGCGTCGCCGACGAAATCGACGAGATTACCGAACGGGCCATGAACGACGAACTCTCCTACGCGGAGAGCCTCTACGAGCGGGCCGAACTCCTCGATGGCCTCCCCGAGGCGAAGGTCGAGGCGGCCTTCGACCGCGTGCAGTTGCGCCCCGGCGCGGCCGACGTCATCGCGGCCCTTCAGGAAGATGGCCACCACGTCGCCATCCTCACCGGCGGCTTCGACCGCGGCGTCGCCAAGGCACTGGAAGCCGAGGGCGTCTCGGTGGATACCATCGTCGCCAACCGCCTCCCGATGCGCAACGGGAAACTGACCGGCGACGCCGAGGGGCCGCTCATCGAGGGGACGAAGGACGACGCCCTCGATGACCTCGCCGCCGACGTCGGCGTCGAGATGGCCGATACGGTCGCCATCGGCGACGGCGCCAACGACCTGCCGATGCTGGAGGTCGCCGGCCTCGCTATCGGCTACGAACCCAAGCCCGCCGTCGGACCGCACTGTGACGTCGTGGTCGAATCGATGACCGACCTGCTGGAGCTGCTGGAAGCGAAGGGCGTCCTCGAATAACTCTTGGGTGGACGGACGGCTACGCACGGTTGGTTCATCCCATGTCACGGCCAAAACTGAGATTAGTGGTTGGTTCGTGAGACTACCTGATGGGAATCCCCGGTGAGGGTACATACTCCCCCCAACAGAATCGGCGTCTCGACGAGCACGGCTTCGAGACGATTCGAGCGGAGTTCGTCGGCGCCGACCTCGACCGGCATCTCGCGCTGTTCTACGAGTCCCGCGACCTGCAGTTGACCGTCGCGGCGGCCTTCGTCGACCACACGCTCACGCAGGGAAAGCAGTGTCTGTACCTGGTCGATGACAACACGGCCGACGCGGTCGAGACGGCGCTCCGTGCGGCCGGCATCGACGTCGAGCGGCGTGTGGCGGACGGCGATCTGGTGATTCGAGACGCGGAATCGGTGTATCTCGACGCCGAGTTCGACCCCGAGACGCTGCTGGAAACGCTGGACGAACGCACCGACGAGAGCATCGCCGAGGGCTACGAGGGCCTCGGCGTCGTCGGC of the Natronomonas halophila genome contains:
- a CDS encoding oxidoreductase gives rise to the protein MTDWTTDEMPDCTGETVVVTGANSGLGLEATRAFARKGAHVVLACRDLDRGGAAATDVRGDVPDASLSVRELDLASLDSIREFAATVGGELDAIDVLCNNAGVMAIPRGETEDGFERQFGINHLGHFALTGLLLDSLRAAENPRVVTQSSGVHERGEIDFDDLHGEASYDKWDAYAQSKLANVLFAYELDRRHGDDLTSVACHPGYAATNLQYRGPEAEGSRLKRALMGVFNRVFAQSAAQGALPMLYAATAEAIDGGEYVGPGGLFNMRGAPEKQRSSDRSYDEGAAERLWDVSEDLTDVTY
- a CDS encoding PKD domain-containing protein codes for the protein MTTHTRRTRAFAGVAVAVVLLVGCLGLVAIAAPNAAAAEASEPVSTYADTDGTLTVLYENGTTKSLGVSPNVIGPMEDIDGDGTLEVTYIDQSNDLHAIGLDGSTGTLVSNNATGKYIAVGDWNGDGTTAVYYKGSNNGKLWRVEAGGTPEAVRDPSGNKIATNSPLGVADYDGDGNRDIIYLGSSSTVKYYDGETVDSTGFSSFGSNNGLGIGEPATFEDRGVRVPYITGSNNLALLAADSSKEKLDGNYGKAVKAPVAAADWNGDGTHELMHVHKDNNEIYVGYLNGSVDPVTNAGGSTVQTTAGLGILAGAARPAPTISEYNVANPEGRDVRVSFNSSDRLTDIEIDVSGAESATLTEADTTESGSGPYQYVATYRGSVDGDYTATLVRAANSDGVDGASGESGTVTVETPSPTVDIATLTDAADGDGLVTDGDSVRVEATVHNESRISSVTADASAFGAGNVVLAHESGSTYTGTFTVDAAGVGEDGNLSVAVTATNEYGHTDTNGSDTVFVDTTPPDAYAGPNATIEEDTKVIFNGRGTRDNYEVVGYAWDFGDGTTAPGDTVTNVFEEPGTYTVALTAEDAVGQTATDTLTLEVTDVNETTSDTSDSETTTETDVVRIYEERDTETETESDTETETQTQSPSVIELSPTKRRVVNRTADGPVAFAFEADIADTEPVPTQVTVLPERDGPFNISVRPLSDVGPPAPNHTAVAGYFAVNHTIDEANISKATLTLAVPKSEVPDDDRPPTVYRRHNGSWEGHEAARVDETNDTVYYNTRLPGLSTFAMGFRLPALSVERVQLEQDAERAVDVTAVVTNDGTATATESVALQANGDPVATKNVTVPPGENRTVTMRHTFESAGNYRLSLNGDGIGSLTVDDSGATETAATGRTGGPASDWWLFALLFATLLGGGGLVGYRQLNGKGR
- the lpdA gene encoding dihydrolipoyl dehydrogenase, yielding MVVGDIATGTEVLIIGGGPGGYVAAIRAGQLGLDVTLVEKDEYGGTCLNEGCIPSKALIHGTNLAHDANNAEEMGIHARADVDLKGMVGWKDGVVDQLTSGVEKLCKANGVNLVQGRAEFVDENTARVAHGGEGQGSETIEFEHAIVATGSRPVQLPGLHFDGERILSSRDVLNLDELPDSMLVVGGGYIGMELSTVLAKLGCDVTVVEMLDDILPGYQADVKRIIRGRAEELGIDFHFGEAAEGWEEVGGEVRVTTETEDGETFEYDAEKVLVAVGRHAVSDTFDPEAAGLEPNDDGTIDTDHQARTDVENIFAVGDLAGEPMLAHKAYKEGHVAAEVIAGEPAALDYQAIPAAVFTDPEIGTVGMTEQEAEEEGFDPIVGEMPLRASGRALTLSADEGFVRIVADEETEFVLGAQIVSPEASELIAEVGLAIEMGAQLEDIAATIHTHPSLSEAVAEAAANARGMATHTLNR
- a CDS encoding DsbA family oxidoreductase; amino-acid sequence: MSETQQTPTVQIYADYVCPFCYLGYASLDQYRDSREEPLETDWHPFDLRAGKRNADGSIDHSVDDGKDEEYFEEARRNVERLAEKYDAEMAQTLRKDVDSLDAQRVAWRAREEYPEAFEEFHRSVFDALWEDGRDIGDIDVLKELASDAGIPESFVEETLADESSEAELEDAFRNAQQTGISGVPTFVSEDNHAARGAVPPEQLRRLVEGA
- a CDS encoding ABC transporter ATP-binding protein; translation: MAAIQTRELTKRYGDVLALDALSLSVDRGECYGFLGPNGAGKSTTINILTGQLVPDSGEARVVDVDPVETPVEARKHVGILPESGRPPSFLTVREYFEFAAATRELDDATVEKRVDTWAERLEFAHKLDTLCTDLSQGERQKVLITQAFLHEPEVVFIDEPLTNLDPIMQERVKRFFETYREAGNTLFLSTHFVETAAEVCTQVGIINRGHLLEELRPRGMTGDELLDRFFESVDEDMAAAELTRQ
- the serB gene encoding phosphoserine phosphatase SerB, with translation MLIAFDFDGTLSDSEMTVLLGEEAGVADEIDEITERAMNDELSYAESLYERAELLDGLPEAKVEAAFDRVQLRPGAADVIAALQEDGHHVAILTGGFDRGVAKALEAEGVSVDTIVANRLPMRNGKLTGDAEGPLIEGTKDDALDDLAADVGVEMADTVAIGDGANDLPMLEVAGLAIGYEPKPAVGPHCDVVVESMTDLLELLEAKGVLE